In Macrobrachium nipponense isolate FS-2020 chromosome 30, ASM1510439v2, whole genome shotgun sequence, a genomic segment contains:
- the LOC135202360 gene encoding ATP synthase subunit alpha, mitochondrial-like — protein MAQISVRLAASLARQLPRSSVQVSKVLPGAALVAKNFSTGNVARSAEVSTILEERILGAAHKVDLEETGRVLSIGDGIARVYGLKNIQAEEMVEFSSGLKGMALNLEPDNVGVVVFGNDKLIREGDIVKRTGAIVDVPVGEGILGRVVDALGNAIDGKGPLPSSVRARVGVKAPGIIPRISVREPMQTGIKAVDSLVPIGRGQRELIIGDRQTGKTAIAIDTIINQKRFNDAADEKKKLYCIYVAIGQKRSTVAQIVKRLTDTDAMKYTIVVSATASDAAPLQYLAPYSGCAMGEFFRDNGKHALIIYDDLSKQAVAYRQMSLLLRRPPGREAYPGDVFYLHSRLLERAAKMNDTNGGGSLTALPVIETQAGDVSAYIPTNVISITDGQIFLETELFYKGIRPAINVGLSVSRVGSAAQTKAMKQVAGSMKLELAQYREVAAFAQFGSDLDASTQQLLNRGVRLTELLKQGQYVPMAIEEQVAVIYCGVRGHLDKLDPSKITKFEQEFMAMIKTSHQDLLTTIAKEGQITPDTDTKLKKIVTDFLATFQG, from the exons ATGGCGCAAATATCCGTACGACTTGCAGCCTCTTTGGCTAGGCAACTTCCAAGAAGCAGTGTACAG GTTTCCAAAGTTCTCCCTGGTGCAGCACTAGTTGCCAAAAATTTCTCGACCGGCAATGTTGCACGCTCGGCTGAGGTCTCCACTATCTTGGAGGAGCGCATTCTTG GTGCTGCTCACAAGGTAGATTTGGAAGAGACTGGTCGTGTGCTGAGCATTGGTGATGGTATTGCTCGTGTTTATGGCTTGAAGAACATCCAGGCAGAAGAGATGGTAGAATTTTCATCCGGCCTAAAAG GTATGGCTTTGAATTTGGAACCTGATAATGTTGGTGTTGTAGTGTTTGGTAACGACAAGCTTATTCGTGAAGGTGACATTGTAAAGCGTACCGGTGCCATTGTGGATGTCCCTGTTGGTGAAGGTATCCTTGGCCGTGTTGTCGATGCCTTGGGAAATGCCATTGATGGCAAGGGCCCTCTTCCATCATCTGTCAG GGCTCGTGTTGGTGTCAAGGCTCCTGGTATCATTCCTCGTATCTCTGTGAGGGAACCTATGCAGACAGGTATTAAGGCTGTGGACTCTCTTGTGCCTATTGGTCGTGGCCAGCGTGAATTGATCATTGGTGATCGTCAGACTGGCAAGACTGCTATTGCCATTGATACCATCATCAACCAGAAGAGATTTAATGATGCTGCCGACGAAAAGAAGAAACTGTACTGTATCTACGTTGCTATTGGTCAGAAGAGGTCTACTGTTGCCCAGATTGTGAAGAGGCTTACTGATActg ATGCTATGAAGTACACCATCGTTGTATCTGCCACTGCCTCTGATGCTGCTCCTCTGCAGTATTTGGCCCCATATTCTGGCTGTGCTATGGGAGAGTTCTTCCGTGACAATGGCAAGCATGCCCTCATCATCTATGATGATTTGTCCAAGCAGGCCGTTGCCTACCGTCAAATGTCTCTGCTGCTGCGTCGTCCACCTGGTCGTGAGGCTTACCCTGGTGATGTGTTCTACCTTCACTCACGTTTACTCGAGCGTGCTGCCAAGATGAACGACACCAATGGCGGTGGTTCCCTCACTGCTCTGCCTGTCATTGAAACCCAGGCTGGTGATGTGTCCGCTTATATTCCTACCAATGTCATTTCCATCACAGACGGACAGATCTTCTTGGAGACAGAGTTGTTCTACAAAGGTATCCGCCCTGCCATTAATGTGGGTCTGTCTGTATCCAGAGTAGGATCTGCTGCCCAGACAAAGGCCATGAAGCAG GTGGCTGGTTCCATGAAGCTAGAGCTTGCCCAGTATCGTGAGGTGGCTGCTTTCGCCCAGTTTGGTTCTGATCTTGATGCCTCCACCCAGCAGCTGTTGAACCGTGGTGTTCGTCTCACAGAATTGTTGAAGCAGGGACAATATG TTCCCATGGCTATTGAAGAGCAGGTAGCTGTCATCTACTGTGGTGTACGTGGTCACCTTGACAAGTTGGACCCATCTAAGATTACCAAGTTTGAACAGGAATTCATGGCCATGATCAAGACCAGTCACCAGGATCTCCTCACCACCATTGCTAAGGAAGGACAGATTACCCCAGACACTGATACTAAGCTTAAAAAGATTGTTACAGACTTCTTGGCCACTTTCCAGGGGTAA